The following proteins are encoded in a genomic region of Drosophila bipectinata strain 14024-0381.07 chromosome XL, DbipHiC1v2, whole genome shotgun sequence:
- the br gene encoding broad-complex core protein isoform X1, which yields MDDTQHFCLRWNNYQSSITSAFENLRDDEAFVDVTLACEGRSIKAHRVVLSACSPYFRELLKSTPCKHPVILLQDVNFNDLHSLVEFIYHGEVNVHQKSLQSFLKTAEVLRVSGLTQQQAEDTHSHLAQIQNLANAGGRTPLNSHALSHPLPHHGASLHDDGGASTLFSRQSAGSPPPPSVPSLNTHINNQLLKRMAMMQRSSVVAEDAATHALKRLRGSDNGLPGSGNAGGGSNNNSPDLPPFHTRSASPQQTPADFSTIKHHNNNNTPPLKEEKRNGPTGNGNSGNGNGNGASNGNGISISDKLSSLTPSPLARSGADDVKSEPMELVCSNNNANAQDEHSNDSTGEHDANRSSSGDGGKGSLSSGNDEEIGDGLNAHHNAPPFIMSPADSKMFPTAAFNFPMANIDHSALLGLNTQLQQSGDLAVSPQGGSTGSLLGGVIVPGGGTSTPSNSSSTNNNNNQPTSQAVDQQQQSSPHHHQQQQQQQLHHQQQHHSTTHSKLGSPQLKQEQSSNNNNNNNNNNSSSGKGQDMLQQQQQQKSSKSSDMIGSERSLSRSSQGLGDSATPSPSPNAHYIKRERERERERERERERERERERERDHDMDQHQRSTSSPPPPPSHHAHFGQHPLSLLPSHHQLHATHHDLSAAAAAAHHAHAAHAHAAHAHALARAGSPLEHHHLLHHRRSSLSPSSAVGGGGGGGGGGGQGGGGSRGGGGPTAAAAASLLSSVRAQDVAQANRLLLPLPLNACHRCDVCGKLLSTKLTLKRHKEQQHLQPLNNAVCNLCHKVFRTLNSLNNHKSIYHRRQKNHHSYFHHGGGVGQAGSPGSRLHQSLSSLSAAAAAANSGVGSVGGAGAGGGNAVAAAAAAAAAAAELLLSPIVGAAAVAGGTASSTLQLAAVHQQQQQQQQQHAAAAAAAAAAVQQQQQQQQQQQQQQQQSSPGIVKPCMDFL from the exons ATGGACGATACACAGCACTTTTGTTTGCGTTGGAATAACTACCAGAGCAGCATCACCTCGGCATTCGAGAATCTGAGGGACGATGAGGCGTTTGTGGATGTAACGCTGGCCTGCGAGGGACGCAGCATTAAGGCACATCGCGTTGTACTCTCAGCCTGCAGTCCCTATTTCCGTGAGCTGCTTAAG agTACTCCCTGCAAGCACCCGGTTATATTACTGCAGGATGTTAATTTTAATGACCTGCATTCCTTGGTGGAGTTCATCTATCATGGCGAGGTTAATGTTCATCAAAAGTCCTTGCAGTCCTTCCTCAAAACAGCCGAGGTCCTGCGTGTTTCAGGATTAACACAACAACAGGCCGAGGATACACATAGC catTTGGCTCAAATCCAGAATCTGGCCAATGCCGGCGGACGTACACCATTAAATTCGCACGCTCTATCCCATCCACTGCCCCATCATGGGGCATCGTTGCACGACGATGGTGGCGCCTCCACATTATTTAGCCGCCAGTCGGCGGGATCACCGCCACCACCGTCGGTACCCTCGCTCAACACTCACATCAACAATCAGCTGCTGAAGCGTATGGCGATGATGCAGCGCAGCAGTGTGGTGGCCGAGGATGCTGCCACCCATGCCCTGAAACGTTTGCGTGGCTCTGATAATGGTCTGCCCGGTTCCGGTAATGCCGGTGGCGgtagcaacaacaatagtCCCGACTTGCCGCCGTTCCATACCCGCAGCGCCTCGCCCCAGCAGACACCGGCCGATTTTAGTACCATCAagcaccacaacaacaacaatacacCGCCGCTTAAGGAAGAGAAAC GCAATGGACCCACTGGCAACGGAAACTCTGGCAACGGCAATGGCAATGGAGCGAGCAACGGCAATGGAATCTCTATCAGCGACAAACTGAGCAGCCTAACACCCTCGCCCCTGGCCCGTTCCGGTGCCGATGATGTCAAGTCCGAGCCCATGGAACTGGTCTGTTCCAACAACAATGCCAATGCCCAGGACGAGCACAGTAATGATTCCACAGGCGAGCACGATGCCAACCGTTCCAGCAGTGGTGATGGCGGCAAGGGCTCACTGAG ctCTGGCAATGATGAGGAAATCGGTGATGGACTTAATGCACACCATAACGCCCCGCCGTTTATAATGTCACCGGCAGATAGCAAGATGTTCCCAACAGCTGCATTCAACTTCCCGATGGCCAATATCGATCATTCAGCGTTGCTCG GTCTCAACACACAATTGCAGCAGTCCGGTGACTTAGCCGTGTCCCCTCAAG GTGGCAGCACCGGCAGCCTACTCGGCGGCGTCATAGTGCCCGGTGGCGGTACTAGTACCCCTAGCAATAGTAGtagcaccaacaacaacaacaaccaaccAACAAGCCAAGCAGTagaccaacaacaacaatcatcACCACACCatcaccaacaacaacaacaacaacaactccaccaccaacaacaacatcattCCACAACACATTCTAAACTAGGCAGTCCACAGTTGAAACAGGAGcaaagcagcaacaacaacaacaataataacaacaacaatagtaGCAGTGGCAAGGGGCAGGATatgctacaacaacaacaacaacagaaaagCTCTAAGTCCAGTGATATGATTGGAAGTGAAAGAAGTTTATCGCGATCCTCTCAAGGACTAGGAGATAGTGCCACGCCCTCGCCTTCACCCAACGCCCATTATATCAAGAGGGAGCGAGAAAGGGAGAGGGAGCGAGAAAGGGAGAGGGAACGCGAGCGAGAGCGGGAGAGAGAACGAGATCATGATATGGATCAGCATCAACGATCGACATCctcgccgccgccaccgccctCGCATCACGCCCACTTTGGGCAACATCCCCTGTCGTTGCTGCCCAGCCACCATCAGTTGCATGCCACACACCATGATCTGAGCGCTGCCGCTGCGGCCGCCCACCATGCACACGCCGCCCACGCCCATGCCGCCCATGCGCACGCCCTGGCCCGGGCGGGTTCACCGCTGGAGCACCACCATCTGTTGCATCATCGCCGCTCCTCGCTCTCGCCCTCATCGGCTGTGGGcgggggtggtggtggcggcggtggGGGCGGCCAGGGTGGTGGCGGATCGCGTGGTGGCGGTGGACCAACGGCCGCTGCAGCCGCCAGCCTGCTGTCATCGGTGCGGGCACAGGACGTGGCCCAGGCCAATAGGCTCCTGTTGCCGTTGCCACTGAACGCGTGCCATAGATGCGATGTGTGCGGCAAGTTGCTGAGCACCAAGCTGACCCTGAAGCGCCACAAAGAGCAACAGCACCTCCAGCCCCTCAACAATGCCGTGTGCAACCTGTGCCACAAGGTCTTCCGCACCCTGAACTCCCTGAACAACCACAAGAGTATCTACCATCGGCGCCAGAAGAACCATCACTCGTACTTCCATCATGGCGGCGGGGTGGGGCAAGCCGGGAGCCCCGGCAGCCGGTTGCATCAATCGCTGAGTTCGCTGAGTGCCGCGGCCGCTGCCGCCAATAGCGGTGTGGGCAGTGTGGGTGGGGCGGGCGCCGGTGGCGGTAATGCTGTGgcagcggctgctgctgctgccgccgcggCCGCCGAACTATTATTATCGCCGATTGTGGGAGCCGCTGCTGTTGCGGGCGGCACGGCCAGTTCAACGTTGCAACTGGCGGCGgtgcatcagcagcaacagcaacaacagcagcaacatgctgcagcagcagcagcagcagcggcagccgtacaacaacaacaacagcaacagcaacaacaacaacaacagcagcaacaatccTCACCGGGAATTGTGAAACCCTGTATGGACTTCTTATAA
- the br gene encoding broad-complex core protein isoforms 1/2/3/4/5 isoform X3 yields the protein MDDTQHFCLRWNNYQSSITSAFENLRDDEAFVDVTLACEGRSIKAHRVVLSACSPYFRELLKSTPCKHPVILLQDVNFNDLHSLVEFIYHGEVNVHQKSLQSFLKTAEVLRVSGLTQQQAEDTHSHLAQIQNLANAGGRTPLNSHALSHPLPHHGASLHDDGGASTLFSRQSAGSPPPPSVPSLNTHINNQLLKRMAMMQRSSVVAEDAATHALKRLRGSDNGLPGSGNAGGGSNNNSPDLPPFHTRSASPQQTPADFSTIKHHNNNNTPPLKEEKRNGPTGNGNSGNGNGNGASNGNGISISDKLSSLTPSPLARSGADDVKSEPMELVCSNNNANAQDEHSNDSTGEHDANRSSSGDGGKGSLSSGNDEEIGDGLNAHHNAPPFIMSPADSKMFPTAAFNFPMANIDHSALLGLNTQLQQSGDLAVSPQGITNASSICGLNLSTFASNGNGGSSNNNNNNNNNGGGNGGSNGGNGLSVTALRPNQQQQQQQSSQNTSGGSQTPNGGILSCSTTPTNTPTTQQQMLAAVMANMAAASASASASTSGSANSSLNNSSLNTSLNTSLNASGGNSGAASGGDDFRCNPCNKNLSSLTRLKRHIQNVHMRPTKEPVCNICKRVYSSLNSLRNHKSIYHRNLKQPKQEPGVGNVDVTNQSTTNSFYHQQHQQQQLNHHSSS from the exons ATGGACGATACACAGCACTTTTGTTTGCGTTGGAATAACTACCAGAGCAGCATCACCTCGGCATTCGAGAATCTGAGGGACGATGAGGCGTTTGTGGATGTAACGCTGGCCTGCGAGGGACGCAGCATTAAGGCACATCGCGTTGTACTCTCAGCCTGCAGTCCCTATTTCCGTGAGCTGCTTAAG agTACTCCCTGCAAGCACCCGGTTATATTACTGCAGGATGTTAATTTTAATGACCTGCATTCCTTGGTGGAGTTCATCTATCATGGCGAGGTTAATGTTCATCAAAAGTCCTTGCAGTCCTTCCTCAAAACAGCCGAGGTCCTGCGTGTTTCAGGATTAACACAACAACAGGCCGAGGATACACATAGC catTTGGCTCAAATCCAGAATCTGGCCAATGCCGGCGGACGTACACCATTAAATTCGCACGCTCTATCCCATCCACTGCCCCATCATGGGGCATCGTTGCACGACGATGGTGGCGCCTCCACATTATTTAGCCGCCAGTCGGCGGGATCACCGCCACCACCGTCGGTACCCTCGCTCAACACTCACATCAACAATCAGCTGCTGAAGCGTATGGCGATGATGCAGCGCAGCAGTGTGGTGGCCGAGGATGCTGCCACCCATGCCCTGAAACGTTTGCGTGGCTCTGATAATGGTCTGCCCGGTTCCGGTAATGCCGGTGGCGgtagcaacaacaatagtCCCGACTTGCCGCCGTTCCATACCCGCAGCGCCTCGCCCCAGCAGACACCGGCCGATTTTAGTACCATCAagcaccacaacaacaacaatacacCGCCGCTTAAGGAAGAGAAAC GCAATGGACCCACTGGCAACGGAAACTCTGGCAACGGCAATGGCAATGGAGCGAGCAACGGCAATGGAATCTCTATCAGCGACAAACTGAGCAGCCTAACACCCTCGCCCCTGGCCCGTTCCGGTGCCGATGATGTCAAGTCCGAGCCCATGGAACTGGTCTGTTCCAACAACAATGCCAATGCCCAGGACGAGCACAGTAATGATTCCACAGGCGAGCACGATGCCAACCGTTCCAGCAGTGGTGATGGCGGCAAGGGCTCACTGAG ctCTGGCAATGATGAGGAAATCGGTGATGGACTTAATGCACACCATAACGCCCCGCCGTTTATAATGTCACCGGCAGATAGCAAGATGTTCCCAACAGCTGCATTCAACTTCCCGATGGCCAATATCGATCATTCAGCGTTGCTCG GTCTCAACACACAATTGCAGCAGTCCGGTGACTTAGCCGTGTCCCCTCAAG GCATTACAAATGCCTCTAGCATCTGTGGCCTTAATCTCTCCACATTCGCCTCCAATGGAAATGGTggtagcagcaacaacaacaacaacaataacaacaatggCGGCGGTAATGGTGGCAGCAATGGCGGCAACGGTCTATCCGTCACCGCCTTGCGTccaaaccaacaacaacaacaacaacaatcgtCACAAAATACCAGTGGCGGTAGCCAAACACCAAATGGCGGTATCCTTAGCTGTAGCACAACCCCCACAAATACACCAACAACACAACAACAAATGCTGGCCGCAGTTATGGCCAATATGGCGGCCGCTTCCGCTTCGGCATCGGCATCGACGAGCGGTAGTGCCAATAGTTCATTGAACAATTCCAGTCTCAACACCAGTCTAAATACCAGTCTGAATGCCTCGGGCGGTAATAGTGGAGCCGCCAGTGGAGGGGATGACTTCCGGTGCAATCCGTGCAACAAGAACCTCAGCTCGCTGACGCGATTGAAGCGCCACATTCAGAACGTACATATGCGACCCACCAAGGAGCCGGTGTGCAACATCTGTAAGCGGGTCTACAGTTCGTTGAACAGTCTGCGCAACCACAAGAGCATCTATCATCGCAATCTGAAGCAACCGAAACAGGAGCCGGGAGTTGGAAATGTGGATGTGACCAATCAATCGACGACCAATAGCTTCTACCAtcaacagcaccagcagcagcaactgaaTCATCACTCGTCCTCCTAG
- the br gene encoding broad-complex core protein isoforms 1/2/3/4/5 isoform X2: MDDTQHFCLRWNNYQSSITSAFENLRDDEAFVDVTLACEGRSIKAHRVVLSACSPYFRELLKSTPCKHPVILLQDVNFNDLHSLVEFIYHGEVNVHQKSLQSFLKTAEVLRVSGLTQQQAEDTHSHLAQIQNLANAGGRTPLNSHALSHPLPHHGASLHDDGGASTLFSRQSAGSPPPPSVPSLNTHINNQLLKRMAMMQRSSVVAEDAATHALKRLRGSDNGLPGSGNAGGGSNNNSPDLPPFHTRSASPQQTPADFSTIKHHNNNNTPPLKEEKRNGPTGNGNSGNGNGNGASNGNGISISDKLSSLTPSPLARSGADDVKSEPMELVCSNNNANAQDEHSNDSTGEHDANRSSSGDGGKGSLSSGNDEEIGDGLNAHHNAPPFIMSPADSKMFPTAAFNFPMANIDHSALLGLNTQLQQSGDLAVSPQGPHSITRSAATSPTSSVSSPPSPPTALTSPTSSLNGSLAAAVYNLHSHAHAVVLKHATSPPRPGSVGSSLGSNLCTSSSSASSSSNGSNNNNISSSSNSNNNSDGLSNSNNNNNNNNGGSPPGAGGAPQLPLRMPPPTSGGINEPQECPYCRRTFSCYYSLKRHFQDKHEQSDTLYVCEFCHRRYRTKNSLTTHKSLQHRGSSGMLKRLLKTSAIKHGLVGHAGGHGAHGGHGGHGVHPHTHPHHHALSHPRPSLFDFGSELGQPPPGIQ, translated from the exons ATGGACGATACACAGCACTTTTGTTTGCGTTGGAATAACTACCAGAGCAGCATCACCTCGGCATTCGAGAATCTGAGGGACGATGAGGCGTTTGTGGATGTAACGCTGGCCTGCGAGGGACGCAGCATTAAGGCACATCGCGTTGTACTCTCAGCCTGCAGTCCCTATTTCCGTGAGCTGCTTAAG agTACTCCCTGCAAGCACCCGGTTATATTACTGCAGGATGTTAATTTTAATGACCTGCATTCCTTGGTGGAGTTCATCTATCATGGCGAGGTTAATGTTCATCAAAAGTCCTTGCAGTCCTTCCTCAAAACAGCCGAGGTCCTGCGTGTTTCAGGATTAACACAACAACAGGCCGAGGATACACATAGC catTTGGCTCAAATCCAGAATCTGGCCAATGCCGGCGGACGTACACCATTAAATTCGCACGCTCTATCCCATCCACTGCCCCATCATGGGGCATCGTTGCACGACGATGGTGGCGCCTCCACATTATTTAGCCGCCAGTCGGCGGGATCACCGCCACCACCGTCGGTACCCTCGCTCAACACTCACATCAACAATCAGCTGCTGAAGCGTATGGCGATGATGCAGCGCAGCAGTGTGGTGGCCGAGGATGCTGCCACCCATGCCCTGAAACGTTTGCGTGGCTCTGATAATGGTCTGCCCGGTTCCGGTAATGCCGGTGGCGgtagcaacaacaatagtCCCGACTTGCCGCCGTTCCATACCCGCAGCGCCTCGCCCCAGCAGACACCGGCCGATTTTAGTACCATCAagcaccacaacaacaacaatacacCGCCGCTTAAGGAAGAGAAAC GCAATGGACCCACTGGCAACGGAAACTCTGGCAACGGCAATGGCAATGGAGCGAGCAACGGCAATGGAATCTCTATCAGCGACAAACTGAGCAGCCTAACACCCTCGCCCCTGGCCCGTTCCGGTGCCGATGATGTCAAGTCCGAGCCCATGGAACTGGTCTGTTCCAACAACAATGCCAATGCCCAGGACGAGCACAGTAATGATTCCACAGGCGAGCACGATGCCAACCGTTCCAGCAGTGGTGATGGCGGCAAGGGCTCACTGAG ctCTGGCAATGATGAGGAAATCGGTGATGGACTTAATGCACACCATAACGCCCCGCCGTTTATAATGTCACCGGCAGATAGCAAGATGTTCCCAACAGCTGCATTCAACTTCCCGATGGCCAATATCGATCATTCAGCGTTGCTCG GTCTCAACACACAATTGCAGCAGTCCGGTGACTTAGCCGTGTCCCCTCAAG GACCGCACAGCATCACCCGCTCAGCAGCCACCTCGCCCACCAGCTCCGTATCATCGCCACCGTCACCGCCCACGGCCCTGACCTCGCCCACCAGCTCCCTGAACGGCAGCCTGGCCGCCGCCGTCTACAATCTGCACAGCCACGCCCATGCCGTTGTCCTGAAGCATGCCACCTCGcctccacgccccggcagtGTCGGCAGCAGTTTGGGCAGCAATCTATGcacctcctcctcatccgccTCCTCCAGCAGCaatggcagcaacaacaacaacatctccagcagcagcaacagcaacaacaacagcgatGGCCTtagcaatagcaacaacaacaacaacaataataatggaGGAAGTCCCCCCGGAGCTGGAGGTGCCCCACAGCTGCCGTTGCGAATGCCACCACCGACCAGTGGCGGGATCAATGAGCCGCAGGAGTGCCCCTATTGCCGCCGGACCTTCTCGTGCTACTACTCGCTGAAACGGCACTTCCAGGATAAGCACGAACAGTCCGATACCCTGTATGTGTGCGAGTTCTGTCATCGCCGGTATCGCACCAAGAATTCGCTGACGACCCACAAGAGCTTGCAACATCGAGGTTCCAGTGGCATGCTAAAGCGACTGCTGAAGACGTCGGCCATCAAGCACGGCCTGGTGGGTCATGCCGGTGGCCATGGAGCGCACGGTGGCCATGGGGGACATGGCGTTCATCCGCATACGCATCCGCACCATCATGCGCTCTCCCATCCCCGTCCCAGCCTGTTCGATTTCGGCAGCGAGTTGGGACAACCACCGCCGGGCATCCAATAG
- the br gene encoding broad-complex core protein isoforms 1/2/3/4/5 isoform X4 — protein MDDTQHFCLRWNNYQSSITSAFENLRDDEAFVDVTLACEGRSIKAHRVVLSACSPYFRELLKSTPCKHPVILLQDVNFNDLHSLVEFIYHGEVNVHQKSLQSFLKTAEVLRVSGLTQQQAEDTHSHLAQIQNLANAGGRTPLNSHALSHPLPHHGASLHDDGGASTLFSRQSAGSPPPPSVPSLNTHINNQLLKRMAMMQRSSVVAEDAATHALKRLRGSDNGLPGSGNAGGGSNNNSPDLPPFHTRSASPQQTPADFSTIKHHNNNNTPPLKEEKRNGPTGNGNSGNGNGNGASNGNGISISDKLSSLTPSPLARSGADDVKSEPMELVCSNNNANAQDEHSNDSTGEHDANRSSSGDGGKGSLSSGNDEEIGDGLNAHHNAPPFIMSPADSKMFPTAAFNFPMANIDHSALLGLNTQLQQSGDLAVSPQGNSPKKLFSCQLCGKLLCSKASLKRHIADKHAVRQEEYRCAICERVYCSRNSLMTHIYTYHKSRPGEMEMKDIKLYNQFNSSI, from the exons ATGGACGATACACAGCACTTTTGTTTGCGTTGGAATAACTACCAGAGCAGCATCACCTCGGCATTCGAGAATCTGAGGGACGATGAGGCGTTTGTGGATGTAACGCTGGCCTGCGAGGGACGCAGCATTAAGGCACATCGCGTTGTACTCTCAGCCTGCAGTCCCTATTTCCGTGAGCTGCTTAAG agTACTCCCTGCAAGCACCCGGTTATATTACTGCAGGATGTTAATTTTAATGACCTGCATTCCTTGGTGGAGTTCATCTATCATGGCGAGGTTAATGTTCATCAAAAGTCCTTGCAGTCCTTCCTCAAAACAGCCGAGGTCCTGCGTGTTTCAGGATTAACACAACAACAGGCCGAGGATACACATAGC catTTGGCTCAAATCCAGAATCTGGCCAATGCCGGCGGACGTACACCATTAAATTCGCACGCTCTATCCCATCCACTGCCCCATCATGGGGCATCGTTGCACGACGATGGTGGCGCCTCCACATTATTTAGCCGCCAGTCGGCGGGATCACCGCCACCACCGTCGGTACCCTCGCTCAACACTCACATCAACAATCAGCTGCTGAAGCGTATGGCGATGATGCAGCGCAGCAGTGTGGTGGCCGAGGATGCTGCCACCCATGCCCTGAAACGTTTGCGTGGCTCTGATAATGGTCTGCCCGGTTCCGGTAATGCCGGTGGCGgtagcaacaacaatagtCCCGACTTGCCGCCGTTCCATACCCGCAGCGCCTCGCCCCAGCAGACACCGGCCGATTTTAGTACCATCAagcaccacaacaacaacaatacacCGCCGCTTAAGGAAGAGAAAC GCAATGGACCCACTGGCAACGGAAACTCTGGCAACGGCAATGGCAATGGAGCGAGCAACGGCAATGGAATCTCTATCAGCGACAAACTGAGCAGCCTAACACCCTCGCCCCTGGCCCGTTCCGGTGCCGATGATGTCAAGTCCGAGCCCATGGAACTGGTCTGTTCCAACAACAATGCCAATGCCCAGGACGAGCACAGTAATGATTCCACAGGCGAGCACGATGCCAACCGTTCCAGCAGTGGTGATGGCGGCAAGGGCTCACTGAG ctCTGGCAATGATGAGGAAATCGGTGATGGACTTAATGCACACCATAACGCCCCGCCGTTTATAATGTCACCGGCAGATAGCAAGATGTTCCCAACAGCTGCATTCAACTTCCCGATGGCCAATATCGATCATTCAGCGTTGCTCG GTCTCAACACACAATTGCAGCAGTCCGGTGACTTAGCCGTGTCCCCTCAAG GAAACTCGCCCAAGAAACTCTTCTCATGCCAGCTGTGCGGTAAGCTCCTCTGCTCGAAAGCCTCGCTCAAGCGTCACATTGCCGACAAGCATGCTGTGCGCCAAGAGGAGTATCGTTGCGCCATCTGTGAGCGGGTCTACTGTTCCCGCAACTCCCTAATGACGCACATTTACACCTACCACAAGTCCCGGCCCGGCGAAATGGAAATGAAGGACATCAAGCTCTACAATCAATTCAACTCGTCAATCTGA